tcattttaaataaaaggacactttctactcatgtaaaaacatgctgattcccggactgtccgccggcaggattgagaaggcgattgggccgcatccggcccccggtgccttaggttgcctacccttatCTGGAGGCACCATATTGCCTGTCCCCAGTGTAGAGTAATTTCTAACCTGACccttcccgcccccgcccccccggtctccataagaagagccctgctgtatTGGACCAAAAGATTTATCTAATCCAGCATggtgttctcatggtggccaacctcctacttctgggaagcccaccagcGGAATATGAGCATAATGGCCCTCTCCctatctgtgaaatgggtataaTAATGACCTACCTCAAAGCAGTGGTTTAAGACCAGGATGGGGGAAACCTGGAGCCCAGCAGATGTCGGACTGCAAGTCTCATAGTCCTTgatcacatctggagggccagagcttccccatccctgattcatGGCAAAACAGTAGAGTACAGCAGTCTTTTGTGAGATAAAAGTGCTACAAAAAGCGTTgcttttattaataatgatggaAGAAGGATGGGCAAGTCGGTACACATCATGGAAAGAGATTTCAGGGGAGGCATCCAGAAAGAGAGCAGTAATTATGCGTTTCAAGTTCTAGCTTGCTTTATCCTCGACTCTTGGGGTGTgaattataattttaaaagggTACATAGCAtgtccagggctggatttaggttttctgggaccctaagctactgaaggtaatggggccctttatatgtccagctgccttttgtcaacaacaaattgtcactgtttttagtgttgaatatatgctcctgcccacctagcagttcaaaagcacccctaagtgcaagtagataaataggtaccgctttctagtgggaaggtaaacggcgtttccgtgtgctgtgctggtgctggctcgccagagcagcttcgtcacgctggccacgtaacccggaagtatctgcggacagcgctggcccccggcctcttaagcgaaatgggcgcacaaccctagagtcggacacgactggcccgtactggcaggggtacctttacctttacctttatatgctgtatggtaatttatggacctaataggtatctaaacacatttgcacataacaaaataggtattttatcaaagtaattgttgaactgaaatacaattaagaagtgtattaatagtgaaatacaattaagaagtatattaatagtgaaataattattaagctctaactgtatgtaggttttattttatttatttttatcttatattttggaaatgtacatgcagttttttccccctttaatttttttggggggcccccaagagagtggggccctaagctatagcttgtttagcttatacgtaaatccggcactgagcaTGTCAGGCTGAAGCAGAACCCCTGTGCTGAAGATTTCAGCCCCCTTTTAAACCACTTATGCCGGTCCCCACAAACCAACCTCTGTCTTCTGAAGATAAAGTTCAGGGAGTGGTGGGTTACTAGGGAGGCCAGTCACCCAGAGCGAATGTCTttgtgcagcctgaatttgctgCACGAAGAAAGCAGTTGCAAGAGTACCTTTTTGCTTTTTGGGATGTGGAGGTGATTCTGCACGGCTCTCCCAATATGACAATAAGTGCTTGTGTGTATTTTTAGTGGGGTGTGTTATGATGACTGGAAGCCCAAGGAACCTGTATTTCCTGTTCCCTTTGCTTATTCCTGCATGGGAAATGGCTCTCAAGTAGCTGAAGCTGTTTATTTAAGTGCCCATGTGCCCATTTGCATGCGTGGTACTGAGTTTAAGCCACTATCTCCCTGGCTGGTGTGAACTGGCAGGGTTTTGGATGTGATTCTAGATCTACGAcgccattccttttttttttaataaatatttattgaaattttcaaaaaaaaaaaagaaaaaacaaaaaaaataaagacacataaaatttacatttcttactatcaataaccaatttccttgacttccccacacctccccttcttgtattccagttccaatttttagctcagcaagttcttgtccccaaactttaccttattttctttaattcattttagttaaccaattttaacttataaacctcaatctttatacatcaatacttattcttaaaaatctttttctaaggtcgaccccaattcccttccacaaattccccatttttatgttagtggcaaaacaaaattaaatgaaacagaatataattgtacaccctttggattcccaaagccccaccccccctttcccggtttcgaaccccaacaaaagtccccAACAAAAGATCTACGACGCCATTCCTCTCCTGACCCCACTTAGCATTGCTGTCTGTGCTGTAAGAAGTCTGTGGATGGATAAAAGAATACTTGTAAGCCTTCTGCAGgtttaaaactacagtggtaccttgggttatagacgcttcaggttacagacttcactaacccaaaaatagtaccttgggttgagaacattacctcaggatgagaagggAAATTGTGCGctggcagcgtggtggcagtgggaggtcccattagctaaagtggtacctcaggttaagaacagtttcaggttaagaacggacccctggaatgaattaagttcttaacccgaggtaccactgtatatatctgtCTCCTTTAAATCTCTTATTGGTAATACATTGTTAGCATCAGGACTTGTCAACAGCCCGGTTTTAGAAAGGCTTGGAAGGGGCGTCCTTATTGAACTGGCTTAACAAAGTTTGGCAATTGGCCCTGACAAAGAAATTGACCAAGCAAAATACCACTAGCTGAAGTACAGAGACGCAGAGACTCCTTTAAAACTCACCGGTAGTGTtttataatgaataataataaagaacTTCTGCAGGCAATCGAGACTTTTTTGGTTGGTCTAGGTTAAATAATAGTCCACGTTTTAGACTTCTGACTGTGTGCTATGCTGTGTTTTCAGTATATGCCTtgcaatggtttttttaaaaataaaaaatgaaaatcaagTTACATACGTGTCTTCAAGTGACTTAGCTTGCCAGGTATTCCAAATAACCAAGGTTTGCATTTCGTCAAGTAGCACCATTTAAAAGCCAGTTTGACTACTTCATAAGCCTAAGCGGTGAGCAGTTGGTTTATGGAACACTTTTCATTAAATATGGTTGCCCTTAGTTTTCTAAAAGGTGTCTTTTGGAGTAGGTGTCCCTTTGCCACCATCTTGAACTTGATAGCAATAGCTGCCAGCAAACTAATgctgccttttgtgtgtgtgtgtgtgtgtgtgtgtgttgtctatCTCCAGAGACGACAACTACTTATCGCACACCCCTTTACGGCCAGCCCTCATGGTGGGGGGAAGATGATGAAAACAATAAGTTGGAGTCAGCAGATGACAGAAGGCAAGAAGAGCCGTATCCAGGTAAATATACCTGCTGCTTCTCTTTTCAACAGTTAAGGGTGAATAGTGTGAATAGGAACTTTATATAACTGACTTTATTTAATTGCATTAATTCATTTTCAATAATTTGCTGGTGTTGTGTGCTTTAGCTGTATTCTACTgtgtttggtttattttatttatttcaaacaatttatataccgtttgattgtgggggggggacacacacacacttcaaggcagtttacaaaaaagataaagaaataaaatgatcACTAAAAGATTTGCAACCATATTTTAAAACCTACAGAAAGTTAAAACTGCAATAGAATAGACTAAAACGGATTCAAACTCGTAGAAACTTTCAAAACTTCTACGTAGACTTTGATTTTGATATTGTGATGTTtgctgttggggttttttatgctTCTGCTGTGATTGTTGTGAGCTGCTTTCTGCTCTGCGTTGTTGGAAAAGTGGAAGGCaagtattaaataaaataaaaataaaaagctttgatttcaaattaaaagaataaataatacTTCCCCCTTTACCCCGCAGAGAGAACAAAAGACATAGGTCAGCACGGAGAGGAAATCAATGGGAACATCACCAGCTACAGCGATCCTCAAGGCGACTCTGTCTACGCCTTCCGAAGGGAGCCTAGTTACTTTGAAATCCCGACGAAAGAATTCCAGCAGCCGGTGAAAACTCCAGAGGCCCAGGTCCACGAAATCCCCACCAAAGACGTTGACGCGGTGGCGCTGCCCGTCGTGCAGAGCCACGCCTCTTTCACCATAGAGTTTGACGACTGCACCCCGGgtaaaataaagataaaagatCACGTCACCAAATTTTCGCTCAGGCAGAGAAGGAACCTCGGCAAAGAAGGCGGCCACGCGGAAATGATCTCGGCAGAGAGCAAAGTGGCCGACTGGCTGGTGCAGAACGACCCGAGTCTCATGAGGAGGCCGTCCCCTGGAGAGGACGTGTACAGTACGAAAAGCGACCTCCCAGTTCACGTCAGGACTCTGAAAGGTAAATGCCAGTTTTGCTAGAGTTGCTAGCTGTGGTCCAGGGCGTTCGTTGGCTATAGAGGCCTTCCTTATTCTTCCTTGAAGGGATGGGGCGCATTTGAAATTGCAGACATTTGGAATGTGAACTTGCACAGTTTGGAAATCCCTGGTACATTGTGAACTTGAGTTTCATTCTCTGCATTAGGCCCTTGTTCGTCATGGGGTTTGTCCTGCTACCGGCCATCTTTCTGTTCCATTTCTCCCATCCTTCCCAAAGCGAGGGAGGAGTTTCTTGGAGCTGGGTGGTCTTGCTTTTGGGTGCACAAGAAATCTTGCAGGTCTGCTTATGCTAGTGAGCATGCTCAGGAGCATCATCCCGCCAGGGTTCATCGGATTTGTAGTTtcctgtgcatagctgtcaactgtcccttatttggtgggaaactcccttatcccagcgccatatCCCgatgctgtcccttattgatgatgtcccttaaatttcccgggtttcaaaggaagccgctcctctctctccttcctgccggccagggaggagggaggctccagctgtgttgcttggctgcgttgctcacccaataaggtgtctaagaatgactggggggtggagcttgcatgccttgtgccgatcaaatcagctgcATTGCCTGAGggctcgcctttgctcagtgcttcccagcggagaggtgacggtggttttccttgctgcatcccctttgccgggatgctgcactgtgggaaccaccgcttgaggcttcgtttggctgctggctgggctttctgcctttggctcagaagttgaacatacctgtgctctgaaaatcccttgttttggctgctgatcccttattttcaaggttgctagtcccttattttcaaatctgtaagttgacagctatggtcctgtgACTCCTCACAAACATGAACTGGGAGGCACAGAAAGCCATGAACCCCAGCAGCAGATGTTGTCTACCTTTAAACAGAAGTCTGCAAGACCATTTGTGGTCTCAACGAGTCCTCTCTGCCAGGAGTTTGCCTGTCCTTTGGAAGCATAGGTCTGCTTGGAAGTGGGGAGACTGGCAAGGAAGGGGAAGGGTTGCTTTCCATGTATCCCTCCACCCAGAAAAGATTAGAAGCCCTTATGGGGGACAGTTCACTGAGTAAGCTCAGAAAAAACAAGTTGTTTCCTAAGGGAAATAAACCATGTGCATGGTTAACCCATGGAATTCACATTCTCAAGATGTAGGTatggccaccgacttggatggcttaaaaagaggaGGGGACAAAGTCATGGAAGATAAAGCTGTCATTGGATAATAGCTGCAATGACTATGTTCTGCGTCTCCTGCTGCAGGCAGTATTCCTgcaaatcccagttgctgggaattgcaaatgGAGAGAAAGTGCTTTGgccacccaggtcctgcttgcaagattAGATGGGCTCTTCTGTTATTGTTTGGGGCAGTGGCACAGCAGTAAGTACTCTCTGTCCCAGGACAACTCTAATTTCACATCCACTTCGCAGGGAACAGGCATGAAGATGGAACTCAGAGTGACTCTGAAGACCCAGTAGCCCCCAAAGAGGATGAGACTCCTAGTAAAGAACATCTGGCTGAGCAAGCCCGTCTCCAGCGCCAGATCCGCCGCGACCCCCAGGAGATGCTCCACAACCAGCAGGCCTTCGTCATCGAGTTCTTCGACGACGACACGCCTCGGAAGAAGAGATCGCAGTCCTTCACGCACAGCGGCCAGTCCAACCAGAACGACGTGGACCCCGCCTTGAAGACCAAGATTGAGAAGCGCAAGATTACCGTGCCCGCGGAGAAACCGGGGAGCTCTGTCCTCTCATCCCATCTGCCTGCGGCAGGAACCAAGGGGCCAAGCAACTCTTTCACAGCCCCCAGAGCCGGATCCTTTAAGCGGGAGAAGACGGAGGAGAGGATCAGCTCCTCGTCGTCGTCGAGGACCTCTGGAAAGAATCATGGTAGCGTGGGGAGAAAGTCGAAGATCGCTCAGGATTTTGCTGCGGAGTGTTTAAGGGAGAGCTCTCAAGCTGGGAAGGCTAGCGTTGAGAAGCCAGCCCCAACACCGGCACCGTTCACCCCACGGGTTGTAgtgccgcctccgccgccgccaccagcgCCCGAAATAGTCCCTGAGCCAGTGGCTGCCGATCCTAAGTTGGTCAAAGcgaggaagcaagaggaagatgaCAGCTTGAGTGAAACGGGCACGTATACCATTGAGACGGAGTCGCAAGATAAAGAAGTCGAAGAGGCTCGGAAAATGATCGATCAGGTGAGCCTGCCGTTCTTCAGAAAATTGAACTTTGCGTAGTTTGGCCCCCTTGATAGTTGCAGCAATTGTTGTAAACAGAGCAAGGCCCAGGGCaaatgtaatcatcatcatcataatttttatttataccccaccctccccagccaaggccgggttcagaacggctaacaagcaataataaaaataagttgaatgaatacaacttaaaaacaaaattaaaatacaacattaaaatgtagcctcatcgcaggaggagaaggaaaagaaaaaagaaagagggggagggaatcaaattggctccaagccaaaggccaggcggaacaactctgacttacaggccctgcggaaagaaatcagatcctgcagggccctggtctcatgaggcagagcgttccaccagtgttgaaaaggccctggctctggttgaagctaatctaacttccttagggcccgggaccactagcgtgttgctatttatggaccttgaggctctccgtggggcataccagaggcggtcccgtaggtacgggggtcctaggccgtgaagggctttaaaggtcaaaaccagcaccttgaacctgaccctgtactccacctggagccagtgcagctggaaaagcactggatgaatgcgATCCCATGgtagagaccccgtgaggagcctcactgcagcattctgcaccctctggagtttctgggacagcttcaagggcagccccgcgtagagcgaattacagtagtcaagcctggaggtgaccatcgcatgaaTCATGCATCATAAATGTAATGCTTGTTGACCTCGTGGATAGGATATTCACTGTTTTGTTCTAAGCTGCCTCCCCCCCTTCTCTTGGGTTTATCAGGTGTTTGGCGTTTTGGAGTCTCCGgtattttccagaatttcccctgCCTTCAGGCCCGTCATAAAAGGTGAGAAGGAGGATCTGGCTCACTTGATCGGCGAAAATGGCTCAAGCCCCAAGGTTACCATGATGCAGGTCATCGCTTCCAAAGTTGCCAGTGAACATCACACGGAGATGCAGGTACGGTGAATGTGTGAAGGGCCCAGCTCTCACTTTGACTTTCCTTGCACTTGAGGGCAACTCGCATGCCTATTTCTGGTCCTCGTGGCCCgcgaaggttttgttttgttatttactGAACAAAATTGTAGACCTCATTGACTGGCCCTCAAACGAAAGACCAGTAAGTGATTTAGAAAAAACTTGTTAAAAATACTTATAGAAGCAAACCTTTAAAAACAAGTTACATGAAAAAGACTAGCAGGTGAAAGTAAGTGAGCGAGACTTTGCTGGTAACAATCACTATTTGTTCCCAAGTATTGCGCGGTGAATAATGCGGAAGCCTTGCCTGCAGGCTTGCAACCTAATGGAACTGTAAATCTTGCTAAAGCGCCGAAGGCAGTTTGGCGATGGTGCAGGCTttgcagaagagatcagggaacAAGACTTCAGTGCCCTTCATAGCTTGTTACTCTTCTCCATGCTTTGCAGGAACAGAATAAATTATGTGAAATAAGCAGATATATTTGCATCATTTATACGGGTAGCAGAGTTTAGCACTTTCCTGAGCCTAGGTGGAACAGAGGGCACACGCAAGCCCTGCCTGCATGTCGAAACCTTAATAATTTAAAATTACCAAACAGCAGTTAATTAGCTAgctttcggcacctgctaaaaacttcTTTGTTCAGCAAGCCTGCCCAGGCATGCAATTTGATTACATAGCTGTATCTATGTTCTAAAGCTATtgattttgcttatattttgataTGATTTCACGTCAATTTGATTTTATCAGCATTTTCAACaaatattttatattgctgtgtatccgggtttcccaaacttttttccacagctgtttttagactacaactcccatcttccctagctagcaggaccacaatggtcagggatgatgggaattgtagtcccccaaaaaaccagatgcagatctaagtttgggaaaccctgctctaccTAAACCACTAAGAACCTTTTGTCGAGTTAATCAGTGTATAGATCTTTtccaataaatgaaataaataaatgaatataaacCGGTTGGATCCAAATTTTGCTTACGCCTGAGTAGGCATGTAGGGTTGAATTCAACATTGCACATTAGCATCATTCCATTGGCTCAATAATTTCTGTGTGccaaatctcccctccccttcctctgtgcgctgttctgcacattctcccacccaccccaagccaGTTTGGAGGGGGACATCGGggagggagaaagccccattgcgaTAGCAGAACTTCTGCCAGCTCATGCTAGCGCAAATCATTACTTGAGTCTTGCCCCATAATGTATGCTTGTTTTCTGTGGATATCCTCAGGCAatgatgggttgtatccaattgtacactgccctgggatcttttttTAATGAAGGGTGATTTTGAGTTTTTCAAAATAAACCAAGCAGACAAATAGCGCCTCTCTGGTTACAGAAGGCTCGTGGATCCAGGTATCAGTTCTCTTCAAGGATTATATATTGGCATAGCATAGCATTTCCTGCTGGGAATTGAGCCATAGCAAATGTTGCCAAAAACAAAATGGCCAAATACTGTGCATTATGGTGAGAGTTTGTATGAACGGTGTgggatttcccctcctctctctatTCGCAGTTACCTCTGGCATCTCAAGGTGGTCAGAAATGGGTATCGAGATGGGCAAGCCTTGCAGATAGCTATACAGACTCAGGATCTGCTCCTGGAGTTGGGGACGCTCACCTGCAGGGCCCCCTCTCTCAGGCTGGCATAGGTAAGTACAGCACCTGGCGTCATTTTCACATTGCCAAAGGACTTTACCTAAAAAGGGACAAGTGACAAGCGCCCCTGGTTCGTGtttcctctttctgctgcttGATGCTTAGGCCCAATGTTCTATTCTGAGAGGTCTGTAgggggcaacacgagaacgggccttttctgcagtggctccctgtttgtggaatgctctccccagggaggttcagctgttgccttcattatacacctttagacgccaggtgaaaacattcttcttcaaccagacctttggttgattgacatcctatgcccttttaaatgggTTGTGGGcgaggggattattggtttgtttttgttcttatttttattgtgtacagtagtaccttggtttttgaacagaattcgttccgggagtccgtttgaaaaccaaagtgcggcttccaattggctgcaggagcgtcctgcagccaatcagaagctgcaccggatgtttggcttctgaaaattgtttgaaatccagaacactcacttctgggtttctgtcgttcgggagccaatttgttcgggagccaaggcgttcggcttccaaggtattttgtgttctttatattgtaattttatgttgtaaactgccctgagatcttttgatgaaaggtggtatatcatcatcatcatcatcattactaaaCTTCCTTTTTTGTTGTCTTGTCTTCAgtaaatgtattttctttttttttgtatattttttctgggttttttttttaacatatcatttccaacaatcatataacataatttcttatcttatacaatgttttagacttctgtcaacgcctctgatgattttttgttctttatcacttattctgcatttcttaatttctctattattcttaattattattaacgaataattctcctcatagtcattcttgcaatattccagataatcctccttacaaaacttcttgcagtcctactagcgtaatctgttcattacaattacttttcaaatagtttgtatatttactccagtcttctaagaatctctgatcccgcaggtttcgaatccttcctgttaatttatctagttctgcatagtctcaGTAAATGTATTTTCATTCCCCTTAGAAAAGGACTGCGGTCCCAGAGTGGCAGAGTCTGAGAGCTCCCTGGCGTTACGGACGAGGCGTCTTCTTCCTCAGCTCCCACCGGGTGATAAGCCAGAAAGCCCTACGCCAACCATTTTGATTTGTCCAGAGGCATATTCTGACGTTTCACCAAGGAACGCTGCTAACAGCCACGTAGCAGAAATGTTTGTGGATCCTGCCAGCCGACTGGCGGTCCGGGAAGATTTGGATCCTGATAGCCTTAGTGACGCCAGCAAATCTGACGACGGATTTGGCTTGGAAAAACGAAGGAAGAGCCACAACAGCACCAAAACATTGGAGCAGAACCAGGGAAAGGCGGAAAACGTGAAAGCCAAAAACCACCAGCACACGGTGCCGAAACTTTCGGGTCTGAGAGCTTCCAGCGACCCGCTGTCGACATCTTTCTATATTGGCGACGATGAAGAGGAAGTCGGGGTTCCTTCGAAACTTCCTTCCAGCATTTCTCCTACTCAGGCGGAAAAAGAAGAGGCTCTTTTCAAGTGTGGGAAGCCGGTGGCCAAAGGTGTCAGCAATACCTACGTCAGCTCCAACGGGAAAATGGTGATTTCGTTGCACCAGGGGCTTCCGCTTCCAGAGCAAGAAGTCGCGGCTGCGAAAGAAGCGTCGTCCTTTGTCCGGCAGGAAAGCTTTACCAAAGAGAAATCGAGCAGCAACGTTCCTCAAAACCGGCTGCCGCATATCTCAAGCCACCCTCTGCTCAAAGATCTCGATGTCACCCGAGCAAATCGCATGGACTATAACCCAGACACCCACCTCCTCCTTAAAGATACCGAAACTGCCCTGGCCGCCCTGGAAGCCAAAATACTCTGCCAAACCAACCAGCTCGACACTCTGGAGAATTCGCCGGGGCAGTTGGAAGACTCCTTGTCCGGAGAATCTGACGTGGACACGGCTAGCACCGTCAGCTTGGTGAGCGGCAAAAACTTACCCAGCCACTCGCCGAAGGGCAAACCCGTGACAACCTCGCAAAAAGAGAAGACTTCTCCCACGCCTTCTGCCCAAGATCAGAGTCTTCAACCCAGCGCAAGGGAGAGGCTTTCAGAGAAGCGGAAAACTCTTTCGCTTGAGGCAGGGAGCAAAGGTGAAAACGCGAGGCGCTTCCAAGTGAAGCGTAGCCCAGGGACCGGGGGCTCCCTGGACTATACAGATGATGAACGAAGTAGCAGCCTCCCATATCTGCCGGCGAATGAAATCGCCTCATCTGACCATGAGCAATCCACCTCGAGGCCTATCTCCAGGAAAAAGCCCTTCTCGCAGTCCACCAAAGAGGAGCACAGCAAAGTGACGCCCACGGTACAAAAGATCCAGCAGGTTCTCACCAGGTCCAATAGTTTGTCTACCCCGAGGCCCACCAGAGCCTCCAAACTTCGCCGGGCCCGGCTGGGGGACACCTCGGACAATGAG
The nucleotide sequence above comes from Podarcis raffonei isolate rPodRaf1 chromosome 1, rPodRaf1.pri, whole genome shotgun sequence. Encoded proteins:
- the CEP170B gene encoding centrosomal protein of 170 kDa protein B isoform X4, which codes for MSVTSWFLVSSAGIRHRLPREMIFVGREDCELMLQSRSVDKQHAVINYDKEKDEHWVKDLGSLNGTFVNDVRIPDQKYITLRLNDVIRFGYDANMYVLEHIQHKVPEEALKHEKYTSQLQMSFKSAVMKRVEQPLEHGGETESPQAKLEKGEKKAITETTTTYRTPLYGQPSWWGEDDENNKLESADDRRQEEPYPERTKDIGQHGEEINGNITSYSDPQGDSVYAFRREPSYFEIPTKEFQQPVKTPEAQVHEIPTKDVDAVALPVVQSHASFTIEFDDCTPGKIKIKDHVTKFSLRQRRNLGKEGGHAEMISAESKVADWLVQNDPSLMRRPSPGEDVYSTKSDLPVHVRTLKGNRHEDGTQSDSEDPVAPKEDETPSKEHLAEQARLQRQIRRDPQEMLHNQQAFVIEFFDDDTPRKKRSQSFTHSGQSNQNDVDPALKTKIEKRKITVPAEKPGSSVLSSHLPAAGTKGPSNSFTAPRAGSFKREKTEERISSSSSSRTSGKNHGSVGRKSKIAQDFAAECLRESSQAGKASVEKPAPTPAPFTPRVVVPPPPPPPAPEIVPEPVAADPKLVKARKQEEDDSLSETGTYTIETESQDKEVEEARKMIDQVFGVLESPVFSRISPAFRPVIKGEKEDLAHLIGENGSSPKVTMMQVIASKVASEHHTEMQLPLASQGGQKWVSRWASLADSYTDSGSAPGVGDAHLQGPLSQAGIEKDCGPRVAESESSLALRTRRLLPQLPPGDKPESPTPTILICPEAYSDVSPRNAANSHVAEMFVDPASRLAVREDLDPDSLSDASKSDDGFGLEKRRKSHNSTKTLEQNQGKAENVKAKNHQHTVPKLSGLRASSDPLSTSFYIGDDEEEVGVPSKLPSSISPTQAEKEEALFKCGKPVAKGVSNTYVSSNGKMVISLHQGLPLPEQEVAAAKEASSFVRQESFTKEKSSSNVPQNRLPHISSHPLLKDLDVTRANRMDYNPDTHLLLKDTETALAALEAKILCQTNQLDTLENSPGQLEDSLSGESDVDTASTVSLVSGKNLPSHSPKGKPVTTSQKEKTSPTPSAQDQSLQPSARERLSEKRKTLSLEAGSKGENARRFQVKRSPGTGGSLDYTDDERSSSLPYLPANEIASSDHEQSTSRPISRKKPFSQSTKEEHSKVTPTVQKIQQVLTRSNSLSTPRPTRASKLRRARLGDTSDNESADTEKATPHHEGTVAPSKQPAEAKKLSRLDILAMPRKRAGSFTVPSDSESAPTRPTFSGRSAESYYSTRKPPVSEARNAARKTAAAVAASKQPFGRTRSSSVKYSSSSTTQTPRTRGSGLNKQKHSNSRETEDEDYDDHDPYNFIAQTAEIAEIARLSQTLVKDVAILAREIHDVAGDGDSQSSSGTGPSTSHSSVPNTPASTISAREELVQHIPEASLNYQKVPPGSTGFHDYDQNMNDSREEDLTRKTRMRNREEVIFDNLMLNPVSQLSHTIREHTENLAEKMKILFQNTERTWEEMEAKINSENEVPILKTSNKEISSILKELRRVQKQLEVINAIIDPSGNLDVLANNKMSSATTQSVAAKIRTANNISGSMLEALSPVKKRNYVQKSNFGSASLQDATFVPDGEKYVI
- the CEP170B gene encoding centrosomal protein of 170 kDa protein B isoform X1 produces the protein MYVLEHIQHKVPEEALKHEKYTSQLQMSFKSAVMKRVEQPLEHGGETESPQAKLEKGEKKAITETTTTYRTPLYGQPSWWGEDDENNKLESADDRRQEEPYPERTKDIGQHGEEINGNITSYSDPQGDSVYAFRREPSYFEIPTKEFQQPVKTPEAQVHEIPTKDVDAVALPVVQSHASFTIEFDDCTPGKIKIKDHVTKFSLRQRRNLGKEGGHAEMISAESKVADWLVQNDPSLMRRPSPGEDVYSTKSDLPVHVRTLKGNRHEDGTQSDSEDPVAPKEDETPSKEHLAEQARLQRQIRRDPQEMLHNQQAFVIEFFDDDTPRKKRSQSFTHSGQSNQNDVDPALKTKIEKRKITVPAEKPGSSVLSSHLPAAGTKGPSNSFTAPRAGSFKREKTEERISSSSSSRTSGKNHGSVGRKSKIAQDFAAECLRESSQAGKASVEKPAPTPAPFTPRVVVPPPPPPPAPEIVPEPVAADPKLVKARKQEEDDSLSETGTYTIETESQDKEVEEARKMIDQVFGVLESPVFSRISPAFRPVIKGEKEDLAHLIGENGSSPKVTMMQVIASKVASEHHTEMQLPLASQGGQKWVSRWASLADSYTDSGSAPGVGDAHLQGPLSQAGIEKDCGPRVAESESSLALRTRRLLPQLPPGDKPESPTPTILICPEAYSDVSPRNAANSHVAEMFVDPASRLAVREDLDPDSLSDASKSDDGFGLEKRRKSHNSTKTLEQNQGKAENVKAKNHQHTVPKLSGLRASSDPLSTSFYIGDDEEEVGVPSKLPSSISPTQAEKEEALFKCGKPVAKGVSNTYVSSNGKMVISLHQGLPLPEQEVAAAKEASSFVRQESFTKEKSSSNVPQNRLPHISSHPLLKDLDVTRANRMDYNPDTHLLLKDTETALAALEAKILCQTNQLDTLENSPGQLEDSLSGESDVDTASTVSLVSGKNLPSHSPKGKPVTTSQKEKTSPTPSAQDQSLQPSARERLSEKRKTLSLEAGSKGENARRFQVKRSPGTGGSLDYTDDERSSSLPYLPANEIASSDHEQSTSRPISRKKPFSQSTKEEHSKVTPTVQKIQQVLTRSNSLSTPRPTRASKLRRARLGDTSDNESADTEKATPHHEGTVAPSKQPAEAKKLSRLDILAMPRKRAGSFTVPSDSESAPTRPTFSGRSAESYYSTRKPPVSEARNAARKTAAAVAASKQPFGRTRSSSVKYSSSSTSRRRPQGSDYTSTSEEEYGSNHSSPKHKRSHTSTATQTPRTRGSGLNKQKHSNSRETEDEDYDDHDPYNFIAQTAEIAEIARLSQTLVKDVAILAREIHDVAGDGDSQSSSGTGPSTSHSSVPNTPASTISAREEFHMDFLLPIAHSSLRAAIPSQLVQHIPEASLNYQKVPPGSTGFHDYDQNMNDSREEDLTRKTRMRNREEVIFDNLMLNPVSQLSHTIREHTENLAEKMKILFQNTERTWEEMEAKINSENEVPILKTSNKEISSILKELRRVQKQLEVINAIIDPSGNLDVLANNKMSSATTQSVAAKIRTANNISGSMLEALSPVKKRNYVQKSNFGSASLQDATFVPDGEKYVI